The DNA sequence cccaaccccaaagcagagggattgggggtgtatggtaggcgtatctacagtagattgtggcctatacatgaaattagctccctatatcaatataaggccttagctatgttaattttagacacctaccaatatgcagcatggtagatatttgacctaagtcttcatatgtgaactttgagtctgtaataggtcatctaaaagctgtgctgattgactaggaccatcttcatgtgttagaatcgcttataatcgttttttagggtttccctattcatagggctaaaacaggtagtgcaacccaaaatgttcaatgttaacattcatattcatattttacacatccaaacctttcacaaaagcatgattttgttagaaaagggggtaggtggtgtatggtagtcgtatctactttgtggcctatacatgaaatgggctcattatatcaatataaggctttgcctatgttcatttaagacacctaccaataagcagcattatagatatttgacctaagtcttcatatgtgaagtttgagtgtgtaatactgtaggtcacttaaaagctgttctgattgactaggaccatcttgatgtgttagaatcgcttataatcggtttttagggtttccctattcatagggctaaaacaggtagtgcaacccaaaatgttcaatgttaacattcatattcatattttacacatccaaacctttcacaaaagcatgattttgttagaaaagggggtagggggtgtatggtagtcgtatctactttgtggcctatacatgaaatgggctcattatatcaatatatggctttgcctatgttaatttaagacacctaccaataagcagcatggtagacatttgacctaagtcttcatatgtgaagtttgagtgtgtaataggtcacttaaaagctgttctgattgactaggaccatcttgatgtgttagaatcgcttataatcgttttttagggtttccctattctcagggctaaaacaggtagtgcatcccaaaatgttcaatgttaacattcagattcatattctacacacccagacctttcaaaaaagtatggttttgttgggaggtggggggggggtgcacggtaggcctatccAGCTCGCGGCCTaaagtctttgcaaaatcatagtctgtgactagttGTGATTTAAAACTCTATGATTTGTCATTAAATGTGAgactagtctttcaaaaatatttttaaaatcttttGCAAAATCCCACAATGTAGGCTAAGCATGGCTTAAGATAAATGTCAAAACTGCACCAAAATTTGGACCTTACTTGGGTGTAAGCAAGCAGTGAAATGGTGTCGGCTGGTGGCCTTGGCTTGCATCACTATGCTATACATCACGTTGCAGTGAAACATTCAATTTAACAGGAAATTATGGTAGAAAATCTTGTCCCTTACTCCCTGGTAATGGGAGCCATGACTATCAGAATAGCAGTCACCATTTTTTCCCGAATTGCATGACAGCAGTCTAAGTTGACTttatttgtaaagaaaaaaGTCATGCCTATGCCTCTATTTTACCCACAGTTCACATACAAGCCTCTTTTTTTCATACACTTTGTAAATGCTCTTTTTGTtcatgtaggacacacacagttgcacagtGTAAGGCCCCTACTCCTAAGTCAGTTCAGTGTTGAACTTGTGTTTTATTAGGCTACCAGACCTAAAAATAAAGTTAAGATAATAAGTAGTCTGTTCCTATTTGttgacatcacacacaagcacctgaAGACAAGTGCTTCAGATGTACGAAAACATGCACTCACCGCAGATCCTTCCCTCCTTATTTGCACTGCATGTAGGCTGGCGATTTTAGGAAATAGGTGGTAGCTAAAATTGCGTTTATAATGAGCGGCACACAGCAGTGGTCCTTAGATCTACCCTTGGACATTAAGACTCACATACATTGTATTTCATACGTTTTGGTATAAGTAAAGCCTTGAAATATCTTGCATTCCAGCATATAAtagattttatttaatttcctaACAGTAACAGAGTCATAGAATGAAAATTAATCTTTAATCTTTACACCATCATTTGTGTGAATTGCAATTAGTGTCCTGTCTATGCTCATAAAAGCACACAGAAAAACATCAGTTTACATTAACAGCACAAAATGTACACGATGTGTAGGCAATGcttcaactgttttttttttatctcaaccTCAACCTCAATAGAGCAATCTAaattttcttctttcttcttctgcttCCTTTCATAGGTCTGTAGGACATTTCAAGTGGGAACTGTAGGTTCAGTGTAACATAAGTACCTGAGTGTGGAGGAAGGATCATATACCAGCTCTGCTCCTGGCTGTTTTGCCCTGACCATGGCTGCAAGAAGGGCAAAACAGAAGAATTGTTCTGGGCGTGTAGATGACATTGAATGTAATGTCTCTGTGAATTCCGATCCACTTCCCTCTGAATCATTGCTACGGCCTGTCTCTGTAAAACTAGAACCTTTCGATTTTCAACTCTGTGATTTGCCCTCAAATCAATCTTCCGTTGTTAATGATGCTCACGACATGCAGTTTGATCTTTGGGACTTGAAATCTGAGATCAAGGCAGAAACGTCCTGTGATGAACATCTAACTTTTGAGGTTGCTGAGATGATTATGAACCCGTTTAAAGACTGTGACAACTGTGACGTTAAACCTGAAAAAGGGCAAGTTACCGAGCATGCATTTTCAGAGGAGAGTTTGCCGCATCTGACACCTCAGACACGAGGAGATCACCATGATGAAGGGCCTGTAGTTCTGACACAGCAAGAGGAGTCTAATCAGGAAGAGCATCATTCTGGGACTATCATAACTGGCAAaatgagaaggaaaaaaagaaaagcaaagacACAAGAGAAGCAGCAGAGAGAACATCTTTGCACACTCTGTGGGAACATGTATGCAAGTGCAAGGAATCTGGACATTCACATGCgcattcacactggagagaagtctTATGTCTGCCAAAGCTGCGGGAAGGCGTTTGCTCGTGCCGACCGGCTGTCAACCCATATGAGAATCCACACAGGTCAGCGAAAGCCAGCTAAACCACATCAGTTTGCTTGCAGCGAATGCGAGAGGACTTTTGCCATTGCGAGCAACCTTCGAAACCACATGCGTCGCCATACGGAGGAGCGACCGCATGCCTGTCATTTGTGCGAGAAACGCTTCTTTGCAGCAAATGACCGGGACAAGCATGTGAGCATCCACTTAGACCTGAGGCCTTTTGTTTGCTCTGAGTGCGGTAATAGCTTCCGTCGCAAGAACACATTAAATAAACACCAGCGCATCCACACGGGCCAGCGGCCATACAACTGCCCAGAGTGTGGGAAAGCCTTAAGGTATAAATACACTTTAGATGTGCACATGAAGACCCACAAGAAATGAGGGACTAGATTAGAGACAGACAATTGTCTTGTAGTGCTTGACAATATCAGTAACcttatgaaatgtgtgaataatgtttttttgttttgttttacaaaaACAATGTAAAAAGATTTTCTttatgttatactgtatatctcatcATTGCTTACATGTTTGACGTAGAATTAGCCTTATTCAGGCGGTGGCAATTGTGCAAACCATGCATCATGCCAATCATGTGAATGCATTGTGCCAATCATGTATTGTGATCTCGCAGCTGGAGCGAGGTTGGTGTCATGAAGACTCACGCACACGCAGTTACCCGAAGTGAGTGCCCAAAATATGTTGCAATATGGCCACTGAGTGGAGGAACACTGTTTTGTTACACTGTTTGTATtacactgggtgcctctcatttggtcttataccctcccttccttccttgatcctcgtcttcactgatctagataaagaatgatggggcggcaacaatgggatagtctatccagtgttagttatagatcagtgggaacgagccttgAGGACCGAGGAtcaaggagagagtttgagagccacccacagTCAAAGAAGCCTACAGCGCAACCAGAAAGTATTCAGACTCTTTCAAGTTTTCCACATTTCAGACTCATCTCAGATTAAATGACTTTCCCCCCCCTCATCAATCTACCGGTACACACAATACTCTCAACACACCACAAAAAGCaggtgtgttttgtgaattcaGTCATTACCTTTGTGAATAAATGTGATTTAATGATCAATTTgtaaaaagctttttttttatgtttatacAGGTGGGTCTCAAATGGTCAAACTTTGTTCAGGATATACAGGTCGGCCCCTATTTTATCTCAAAGTGAATATTCCATATATTCTTGATTCGTTAGATATAAAGTCAATATCAGTATCTCAAGACGTCAGAATAAAGAGGTTATAATTCAAGACATTTCAACCTTTTAAtaatgcatactgtaataaaTGAGTAGAAGCAGCTTTTTTGCATATGGAATACGTAATGAAGAACAATGAAGGGCATTAGAATtaggctgtgtgtatgtacatttgtaaataaatagacactatgTGGGATGGGCTAATGCAATTGAGGGGGAGTGCAGCTGTGGTATGTTCGGCTCGTTCAAGTTTGCCATAGTCGTGGACAccaacaggcacaagcaagatGCAATCTACGATTGAAAAGAGGGTGCAATATCAGGTGGGCATAAAATAAATAgttttgtgtgtacatttagtaACTGCACTCATCGGCCTGaagatggtggtgttgagcgaagggttgttggtagaatagaatagaaagcCTTTATTGCCAATTATACACAGTACAATGAGATTTAAAGAGCAGCTCTGTAAAAGAGCATGCATAATTAGCACAACATCAAAGACAAAAtcgtatatgtgtgagtgacacacacacacagtaaaaaaacacatttgagtTAAGTATGGTGACCACTTTGGGGAGTTATAGATGGCGGTCAGGGAGGGGAGTTATAGATGGCGGTCAGGGAGGGCAGTGGAGTTTTGTGCAGTGTTTGCCACCCTCCGCAGTCTCTTCCTGTTGGCCTCCATGCAGCTGGAGTGCCACATTGTCACAGCATTAGGTCAGCAGGCTCTTGATGGTTGAACGGTAGACAGTCACCACCAGCAGAGTGTTTAGTTGCTCCTTCCTGAGCACCCGCAGGAAGTGTAGCTGCTGCTGGGCCTTCTTGgccagggatgtagtggaggctaaatgcaAGTAAAGAGATATTTTATCCACCTCTCCTTATACCCACCTCTCAAAGGAGTtcattcaccaattgcaacttttaacattgagaaatcacactgtattaccCACATTCACCATATGTGGTGCACTCATCAAAACTCTATTTAATaccaccagaataaacattagacaataacctccaccaatCGTCAAAACacattctgaatgccttttaaCCACATTGCGCAGTCTACCTCTCCAAGAtgacagaattcatagtttattatccacctcttattttaccactacatccctCTTCTTGACCAGCGctgtggtgtggtatggtgtaggctgtaggctacacattcacCATTATACAGGGGATGGCTATGTTCCGTCTGAAGTCCAGTATAGCTATGAGTTCCGTCTTGTCTTGGTGATGTTTAGTGGCAAGTTGTTTAATGCGCACCATTCCACCAGGTTCAGCACCTCATATCTGTATTAGActatgagttggcaaggtattATAAGATATTTTAGGAAATGCGAAGCAATTCTCTAAACCCATTATTAACCTACTCACTGTCGTGTAGGCTATGAGgactattttaaaacgctcagctgcagtTCCTACCTGTAGGtcataacaacgcagcgttgTGGGGTCACATAACCTACATAACGGCAAAAGTTtgtgacagcagacttaaaatgcatgctgctcgaaacacaacacatggatgcgcgcttctaccggtaaacctataattcaattcaattcaatttaaattCAAAACACTTAATTTATCCCCGAtgggcaatttctccatgcaggcatagcgacacataagacgcacaacatataggcctaagacaaacaagacaagacaaggggagaacaggacagacaagggtgtgtgtgtgtgtgtgtgtgtgtgtgtgtgtgtgtgtgtgtgtgtgtgtgtgtgtgtgtgtgtgtgtgtgtgtgtgtgtgtgtgtgtgtgtgtgtgtgtgtgtgtgtgtgtgtgtgtgtccagtcccctagtcccaggagagagatatgcgttggcttcatttcgtctgtctacaaatgtaggtttaagctgcaaattcacactgggtgcagcacaaatagcatatcaggtatccacacgtttcttacatcccatgtctacttattaagagtcattttcgtcgggtagacagcctattgcgcacataacatcCTAGGCTACAGTCCAAAGcatttagcctaggcctactgtggggatcatatgtgtatgctaagtgaattcttgctcaatatagactcgccatgtttattatatcatgacatgaatatcacattataggatttcgagacaaggggcaaacttctccaccaccatcccaactcaaataattaaatacatttgcgcctgtaacgataggagcgcgttcacgaacaccctctctcactctccaatcttcatcaacgataCAGGCTACCTTAcgttgtctcgttgtaacgtggaacctaattggctcattctagctggtggcggaaatgaacacccatggaacgccattttctcaaagatggctgcggccaatttcaaacttttttggctgaagtagctagcctagcatgggccattgaaatgaatgggggcgggacttagtccctgtctctccagttcttataataggCCTACCTCCATGGCTCAACCCTTTAACACTGCAGGATTCATGCGAGGAGATCGAGGAGTAGGCTACACTCTTGCCTTCAGGTATGTAGCCTATAAGTAGGCTAATACGCATACGCATCTGGTCTGTCATTTTGCAAAACTATTTCGGACGAAATAGATTCGCATATGCCATTCATGTATCCACTTGCTGCCTGCAAATAATTATGTTCTGAGGACACAATTgacgtagcctatattgtagGCTATAACTCTGATCTTTGGATTTCGCCCTACTGcttaggctggaaacctgcacacctAGGGTGCCTGATAGCCCCAGCAACAATTGGATAGtgtatccagtgttagttatagatcagtgggacgcctctcgaggatcgaggagagtattctctcctgcttcctggcCACGTTTGCTGGGTCAAATAACAAACTATTCAATATCCAATACAATATcaagtctttgcaaaatcatagtctgtgactagttGTGATTTAAAACTCTATGACTTGTCATTAAATGTGAgactagtctttcaaaaatatttttaaaatccTACAATGTAGGCTAAGCATGGcttaaaataaatgtcaaaactGCACCAACATGTTGACCTTATTTGGGTGTAAGCAAGCAGTGAAATGGTGTCACCTGGTGGCCTTGGCTTGCATCACCAGGCTATACATCACGTTGCTGTGAAACATTGAAAGGTATacgcaacgtttttcagttaatcaattcgttccatactgttatatatgattaaatgagtcattaccggtcgaacggtgtttttttgggccgctctagtggtctgtagcggtagaaccacacttgcttcaggagacaccgcacgcacccatgctctactccaggaagtgtcatgtagctgctaaagtctcatgaaaaggcacggcagactgaccgattgaggagttttgtcaaatatacacgctaaagctgtaggggaagctctgcagagaaatatgcaagcataaaacgagtggaaatgaaaagtgaaagcgaaaccggcgatgaaatcgccaatcctgcatagtataactttaatttaatttaatttaacaggaaattacggtagaaaATCTTGTCCCTTACTCCCTGATAGTGGGAGCCATGAATATCAGAATAGCAGTCACCATTCTATTCCCTGAATTGCATGAAAGCAGTCTAACTTTACTTTAGGCTATTTATAAAGAAAAAAGTCATGCCTATGTCTCTATTTTACCCACAGTTCACAAGCCTCTTTTTTTCATACACTTTGTAAATGCTCTTTTTGTTCATTAacatgtaggacacacacacagttgctcaGTGTAAGGCCCCTACTCCTAAGGTCAGTTCTGATCAGTGTTGAACTTATGTGTTTTATTAGGCTACTACATACCTAAAAATAAAGTTAAGATAATAAGTAGTCTGTTCCTGTTTGTTGACATCACTATCCACAAGCACCTGAAGACAAGTGCTACAGTTGTACGAAAACATGCACTCACCGCAGATCCTTCCCTCCTTATTTGCACTGCATGTAGGCTGGCGTTTTTAGGAAAAAGATGGTAGCTAAAATTGCGTTTATAATGAGCGGCACACAGCAGTGGTCCTTAGATCTACCCTTGGACATTAagactcacatactgtacattgtattTCTTACGTTTTGGAATAAGCAAAGCCTTAAAATACCTTGCATTCCAGCATACATATACTAATAGATTTTATTTAGTTTCCTAACAGTAACAGAGTCATAGGATGATATTTAATCTGGAATCTTTGCACCATCATTTGTGTGAATTGCAATTAGTGTCCTGTCTATGCTCATAAAagcacacagaaaaacagtTTACATTAACAGTGCACAAAATGTATACGATGGGTAGGCAATGctttacctgtttttttttacctcaacCTCAACCTCAATAGAGCAATCTAAATTATCTTCTGTCTTCTTCTGCTTCCTTTAGGACATTTCAAGTGGGAACTGTAGGCTCAGTGTAACATAAGTACCTGAGTGTGGAGGAAGGATCATATACCAGCTCTGCTCCTGGCTGTTTTGCCCTGACCATGGCTGCAAGAAGGGCAAAACAGAAGAATTGTTCTGGGCGTGTAGATGACATTGAATGTAATGTCTCTGTGAATTCCGATCCACTTCCCTCTGAATCATTGCTACGGCCTGTCTCTGTAAAACTAGAACCTTTCGATTTTCAACTCTGTGATTTGCCCTCAAATCAATCTTCCGTTGTTAATGATGCTCACGACATGCAGTTTGATCTTTGGGACTTGAAATCTGAGATCAAGGCAGAAACGTCCTGTGATGAACATCTAACTTTTGAGGTTGCTGAGATGATTATGAACCCGTTTAAAGACTGTGACAACTGTGACGTTAAACCTGAAAAAGGGCAAGTTACCGAGCATGCAGTTTCAGAGGAGAGTTTGCCGCATCTGACACCTCAGACACGAGGAGATCACCATGATGAAGGGCCTGTAGTTCTGACACAGCAAGAGGAGTCTAATCAGGAAGAGCATCATTCTGGGACTATCATAACTGGTAAaatgagaaggaaaaaaagaaaagcaaagacACAAGAGAAGCAACATCTTTGCACACTCTGTGGGAACACGTATGCAAGTGCAAGGAATCTGGATGttcacatgcgcatacacactggagagaagtctTATGTCTGCCAAAGCTGTGGGAAGGAGTTTGCTCGTAGCGACCGGCTGTCAACCCATATGAGAATCCACACAGGTCAGCGAAAGCCAGCTAAACCACATCAGTTTGCTTGCAGCCAATGCGAGAGGACTTTTGCCATTGCGTGCAACCTTCGAAACCACATGCTTCGCCACACAGAGGAGCGACCGCATGCCTGTCATTTTTGCGAGAAACGCTTCTTTGCATCAAATGACCGGGACAAGCATGTGAGCATCCACTTGGACCTGAGGCCTTTTGTTTGCTCTGAGTGCGGTAATAGCTTCCTTCGCAAGAGCACATTAAATAAACACCAGCGCATCCACACGGGCCAGCGGCCATACAACTGCCCAGAGTGTGGGAAAGCCTTAAGGTATAAATACAGTTTAGATATGCACATGAAGACCCACAAGAAATGAGGGACTAGATTAGAGACAGACAATTGTCTTGTAGTGCTTGACAATATCAGTAACgttatgtaatgtgtgaataatgttttttttttgttttgttttacaaaaacaatgtaaaaagatttttttaatgttcattATCTCATCATTGCTTACATGTTTGTCGTAGAATTAGCCTTATTCAGGCGTTGGCAATTGTGCAAACCATGCATCATGCCAATCATGTGAATGCATTGTGCCAATCATGTATTGTGATCTCGCAGCTGGAGCGAGGTTGGTGTCATGAAGACTCACGCACACGCAGTTCTACCCGAAGTGAGTGCCCAAAATATGTTGCAATATGGCCGCTGAGTGGAGGAACACTgggtatttctcaaagtcaagagctcgtccttgatagaatgctttctttcaagtcgagtgctagagagacaaggctacacaccttcccagtaccccctccagccgtcaagatcacatgcaatggaacagcctagcgagtgtggaagtgcacgtcaattgtgcacggttccggctgcgcgcttaattaaaaccgtggaaattgtgctgcttttacaggagttccaactgcagctgcactttgctctaaataaactttttggagtagcctacagtatttccacattcgacttggtcttcacatatcacaatccgtagtttataattatgtcagtgtcaatggaaagttataccggtaattggcaacagcaacggtaatgttaaacttctacaaagttcgtattgggcgaaattctgagataaattaataacaagtctatcacaacttgttcatgcacattgacatatgcatttatgatgaatatgcacaataacttgataaatgcctgagcaaatatacgatggcattaacaaaacacttgataaatcatatttagcctacattaacacgcactgcttctttgcatctactttccatctccctctctcttttttttttaaaccgcaccgtcagaaaatttctaattgttcatacgcaaaggattgtgggttatttcttcactccgaggatccatcgatgcatcctccaaaattctccgaaattctcagaacgaaggactcagtacttgctagaatttgaaagcatccttgactttggaacaagACGACgagacgagatttgatgacgtaacgtccttgaaaaagtggcttggaaggagcaatccttgactttgagaagcacccaCTGTTTTGTTACACTGTTTGTATtacactgggtgcctctcatttggtcttataccctcccctccttccttgatcctcgtcttcactgatctagataaagaatgatggggcggcaacaatgggataatctatccagtgttagtatAGATCAATGGGAACGAGCCttgaggaccgagcatcgaggatcgaggagagagtttgagagccacccacagTCAAAGAAGCCTACAGCGCAACCAGA is a window from the Sardina pilchardus chromosome 18, fSarPil1.1, whole genome shotgun sequence genome containing:
- the LOC134064282 gene encoding zinc finger protein 11-like, yielding MAARRAKQKNCSGRVDDIECNVSVNSDPLPSESLLRPVSVKLEPFDFQLCDLPSNQSSVVNDAHDMQFDLWDLKSEIKAETSCDEHLTFEVAEMIMNPFKDCDNCDVKPEKGQVTEHAVSEESLPHLTPQTRGDHHDEGPVVLTQQEESNQEEHHSGTIITGKMRRKKRKAKTQEKQHLCTLCGNTYASARNLDVHMRIHTGEKSYVCQSCGKEFARSDRLSTHMRIHTGQRKPAKPHQFACSQCERTFAIACNLRNHMLRHTEERPHACHFCEKRFFASNDRDKHVSIHLDLRPFVCSECGNSFLRKSTLNKHQRIHTGQRPYNCPECGKALRYKYSLDMHMKTHKK
- the LOC134064281 gene encoding zinc finger protein 383-like, producing the protein MAARRAKQKNCSGRVDDIECNVSVNSDPLPSESLLRPVSVKLEPFDFQLCDLPSNQSSVVNDAHDMQFDLWDLKSEIKAETSCDEHLTFEVAEMIMNPFKDCDNCDVKPEKGQVTEHAFSEESLPHLTPQTRGDHHDEGPVVLTQQEESNQEEHHSGTIITGKMRRKKRKAKTQEKQQREHLCTLCGNMYASARNLDIHMRIHTGEKSYVCQSCGKAFARADRLSTHMRIHTGQRKPAKPHQFACSECERTFAIASNLRNHMRRHTEERPHACHLCEKRFFAANDRDKHVSIHLDLRPFVCSECGNSFRRKNTLNKHQRIHTGQRPYNCPECGKALRYKYTLDVHMKTHKK